A section of the Malania oleifera isolate guangnan ecotype guangnan chromosome 2, ASM2987363v1, whole genome shotgun sequence genome encodes:
- the LOC131148066 gene encoding uncharacterized protein LOC131148066 — protein sequence MNPPAFSGSADPIMLENWIQEIKKILTLLRYTDEQRVMYATFRLKREAERWWSTVRLLEEQRPIPIALTWGRFKEIFFDRYFPSSVRDAKMEESLNLTQGHLTVPQYTARFVDLSRFAPFMIPNEFKKAQKFERGLRQEMYE from the coding sequence ATGAATCCTCCGGCCTTTTCAGGAAGTGCAGACCCGATTATGTTAGAGAATTGGATACAAGAGATTAAAAAGATCCTGACACTACTACGCTACACCGATGAGCAAAGAGTTATGTATGCCACGTTCAGACTGAAAAGGGAGGCTGAGCGTTGGTGGTCTACAGTGAGGCtcctagaggagcagagacctatACCAATAGCCCTGACTTGGGGAAGGTTTAAGGAGATCTTTTTCGACCGTTATTTTCCCTCCTCCGTCAGAgatgcaaagatggaggagtCTTTGAATTTGACTCAGGGACATCTGACAGTGCCACAGTATACTGCTAGATTTGTGGATCTATCTCGTTTTGCCCCATTCATGATCCCAAATGAGTTCAAGAAGGCACAGAAATTTGAAAGAGGGCTAAGACAGGAGATGTATGAGTAG